In a genomic window of Coregonus clupeaformis isolate EN_2021a unplaced genomic scaffold, ASM2061545v1 scaf0115, whole genome shotgun sequence:
- the LOC121543304 gene encoding syndecan-2 — MTNTWMLLIFAVATCFMSKTIFISAQSDYLYLDDQSGDSVDDDGYNSGSGSGDITIGEVTEPVVKVKTVFAAPEAEPTQDSLPDPSTTVEMFAFTDQSTEIAETETETQVPEQSLDVTEETVISSEAPPSTTSASRLLYEADTPYDVQSENLFQRTEVLAAVIAGGVIGLLFAVFLILLLVYRMRKKDEGSYVLGECKAPSSAYQKAPTKEFYA; from the exons ATGACGAACACTTGGATGCTCTTGATTTTCGCGGTGGCGACCTGTTTTATGAGTAAAACG ATATTCATCTCGGCGCAGTCGGATTACCTGTACCTGGATGACCAGTCAGGAGACTCTGTAGATGACGACGGTTACAACTCTGGATCAGGTTCCGGTGATATAA CTATCGGTGAAGTCACTGAGCCAGTGGTCAAAGTGAAAACGGTGTTCGCTGCTCCTGAAGCAGAGCCAACCCAGGACTCTCTACCAGACCCTTCAACCACCGTGGAGATGTTTGCATTCACTGACCAGAGCACAGAAatagctgagacagagacagag accCAGGTCCCTGAACAGTCTCTGGACGTGACAGAGGAGACTGTTATCAGCAGTGAAGCTCCTCCCAGCACCACCAGTGCTTCCAGGTTGCTGTATGAGGCAGACACACCTTACGATGTGCAATCTGAAAACCTTTTCCAGAGGACGGAGGTGCTAGCAG CGGTGATAGCCGGCGGGGTTATAGGTTTGCTGTTCGCcgtcttcctcatcctcctcctggtCTACAGAATGAGGAAGAAGGACGAGGGAAGCTACGTCCTCGGAGAATGCAAGGCCCCTAGCTCAGCCTATCAGAAAGCCCCCACCAAGGAGTTCTATGCCTGA
- the LOC121543306 gene encoding magnesium transporter MRS2 homolog, mitochondrial-like, protein MEACFKSFAMGGLRRSLEIKFRVPTCCLTCRTVSCSRSPLKCQLSKHLPVTRGKATLLQSCPSAYFIRHRVTEASLSSVAPAFVVMKFDKDGNVTSFEKKKLELYQELSLQARDLRFQHLTSINARNNNIIIRMEALKAVVTPNSLLVLDFRGLALERWLVLELAPQLNGDHGAMATHSLPFEFRALEAILQHRVNILQARLNEVHPVILDILESLVDPKLLSADRSKLHILLQNRKNLSELETDIKVFKDSLLKILDEEEMIEELCVTKWTDPRVFEESSLGIDHAEEMELLLENYFMQAEELGNTTRELKGLIDDSESVIFINLDSHRNVMMRLNLQLTMGTFSLSLFGLMGVAFGMNLESTFEEDPKVFWLVTGFMFLGSGLIWRRLLSFLGRHLEPTVPPQIPTVWKRNQINSKGAEVKSGLR, encoded by the exons ATGGAAGCTTGTTTCAAGTCGTTCGCGATGGGTGGTCTTCGGAGATCTCTGGAAATTAAATTCAGGGTCCCCACCTGCTGTTTGACCTGCAGAACAGTGAGTTGTTCCAGATCACCTTTAAAGTGCCAACTCTCCAAGCATCTGCCGGTGACTAGAGGGAAAGCAACACTGTTGCAATCATGTCCGTCTG CATATTTCATTCGCCATAGAGTAACTGAGGCGTCCCTCTCCAGTGTGGCTCCTGCTTTTGTTGTG ATGAAATTTGACAAAGATGGGAATGTAACCTCGTTTG AGAAGAAAAAGCTGGAGCTGTATCAAGAGCTGAGTCTGCAGGCCAGAGACCTCAGGTTCCAACACCTCACCAGCATCAACGCTAGGAACAACAACATCATCATTCGCATGGAG GCCTTGAAGGCAGTAGTGACCCCCAATAGCCTGTTGGTGTTGGATTTCCGAGGTCTGGCATTGGAGAGATGGCTGGTCCTGGAGTTGGCTCCACAGTTGAACGGGGATCATGGAGCTATGGCCACTCATTCACTGCCATTTGAGTTCAGAGCCCTTGAAGCTATTCTGCAGCATAGG GTAAACATCCTTCAGGCTCGGCTGAATGAGGTTCACCCTGTCATCCTGGACATTCTAGAGTCTCTTGTGGATCCTAAACTACTCTCTGCAGATCGCAGCAAACTGCATATACTTCTTCAGAACCGCAAGAA CCTGTCAGAGCTGGAGACAGACATCAAGGTCTTCAAGGACAGTCTGTTGAAGATCCTAGACGAAGAGGAGATGATCGAGGAGCTTTGTGTCACCAAGTGGACGGATCCACGTGTGTT TGAGGAGAGCAGTCTGGGCATTGATCATGCTGAGGAGATGGAGCTTCTCCTGGAGAACTACTTCATGCAGGCTGAGGAGCTGGGCAACACGACCAGGGAGCTCAAGGGCCTGATAGACGACTCCGAGAGTGTTATCTTCATCAACCTGGACAG TCACCGGAACGTGATGATGCGTCTGAACCTGCAGCTCACCATGGGGACCTTCTCACTCTCCCTATTTGGCCTGATGGGCGTCGCCTTCGGGATGAACTTGGAATCCACGTTTGAGGAG GACCCCAAGGTGTTCTGGCTGGTGACAGGCTTCATGTTCCTGGGTAGTGGACTAATCTGGAGGAGACTGCTCTCGTTCCTTGGTCGACACCTGGAGCCTACCGTCCCACCACAG ATCCCAACAGTTTGGAAGAGAAACCAAATAAACTCAAAAGGAGCAGAGGTGAAGAGTGGACTAAGATGA
- the LOC121543719 gene encoding LOW QUALITY PROTEIN: cyclic AMP-responsive element-binding protein 3-like (The sequence of the model RefSeq protein was modified relative to this genomic sequence to represent the inferred CDS: inserted 2 bases in 1 codon; deleted 2 bases in 1 codon), producing TEDFLSSLLEGENNMATSCLSHSPLGNDSDISDDSSTGGMVGQNFLACPSSQGSDSDPAPSPGYSNNPLIXLQAENTEALNVQTDHSYSLFQGEDMDALQSMRAEKPDMDVFIDLDDLDSEGMEMEQDYSSEELPCTLSIEDATQDNKADLFQFKEIVLTDEEKRLLAKEGATIPSCMPLTKTEERTLKRVRRKIRNKQSAQESRKKNKVYVDGLENRVSICTAHNQDLQKKVQLLQKQNMSLIEQLRKLQSMMKMSTMKTTTTSTCVMVFLLSFCLIIFPSVNPFGRSPGQKEIYTPSSVVSRTLRSVAVDDTPDPLPLAYSEPGEEVDDAEPPPLSFLLVAKVENTKAVFTGGQNHTPDYQKVEQSDSESEFNSNSSADFPNPGQAKLKPGPNPGLGACRRDPVGTPVAYEVPGTKENWIDRKPTSIIIQQHRSDEM from the exons ACGGAGGACTTCCTGTCCAGCTTGCTTGAGGGAGAAAACAACATGGCCACCTCCTGTCTCTCCCACTCTCCACTGGGCAACGATAGCGACATCTCTGACGACAGCAGCACTGGCGGCATGGTCGGCCAGAACTTCCTGGCCTGCCCCAGCTCCCAGGGGAGTGACAGTGACCCTGCGCCCAGCCCAGGGTACTCCAACAATCCCCTGAT GCTCCAGGCTGAGAACACTGAGGCCCTGAACGTGCAGACAGACCACAGCTACTCTCTGTTCCAGGGAGAGGACATGGATGCTCTCCAGAGCATGAGGGCAGAGAAGCCTGACATGGATGTCTTTATTGATCTGGATGACCTGGACAGTGAGGGGATGGAAATGGAACAGGATTATTCCAGTGAAGAACTACCCTGCACTCTCTCCATAGAGGACGCTACACAGGACAACAAAGCGGATCTGTTCCAGTTCAAGGAGATCGTCCTGACTGATGAGGAAAAGAGACTTCTTGCTAAAGAAGGAGCAACCATACCGTCTTGCATGCCTCTTACTAAGACTGAGGAGAGGACActgaagagggtgaggaggaagaTCCGAAACAAGCAGTCAGCCCAGGAGAGTAGGAAGAAGAATAAGGTGTACGTGGACGGCCTGGAGAACAGGGTTTCCATCTGCACTGCTCACAACCAGGATCTGCAGAAGAAGGTCCAACTGCTGCAGAAACAAAACATGTCTCTGATAGAGCAGCTGAGGAAACTACAGTCCATGATGAAGATGTCTACCATGAAGACAACCACCACCAGCACCTGTGTCATGGTGTTCCTGCTGTCTTTCTGCCTGATCATCTTCCCCTCTGTCAACCCATTTGGCCGCAGCCCTGGACAGAAGGAGATATACACCCCCTCCTCTGTTGTCTCCAGGACCCTGCGCTCTGTTGCTGTTGATGACACCCCAGACCCTCTACCCCTGGCTTACTCTGAGCCTGGGGAGGAAGTGGATGACGCTGAGCCTCCCCCTCTCAGTTTCCTCCTAGTGGCCAAGGTAGAGAACACCAAGGCCGTGTTCACTGGCGGCCAGAACCACACACCAGACTACCAGAAGGTGGAGCAGTCTGATTCTGAGAGTGAGTTCAACAGCAACTCGTCTGCAGACTTCCCCAATCCTGGACAGGCCAAGCTGAAGCCAGGG CCGAACCCGGGGCTGGGGGCCTGCAGGAGGGATCCAGTGGGAACGCCTGTGGCCTATGAGGTTCCAGGGACCAAGGAGAACTGGATCGACAGGAAGCCAACATCCATCATTATACAGCAACACCGCTCGGACGAGATGTAA
- the LOC121543305 gene encoding cleft lip and palate transmembrane protein 1-like protein isoform X2, with protein MSTIRFCRFLIIFTFHTSMFPSCYSKPTISKDLFKRTSLTKILLGVFVVYMSHTCWVIYGFVYTKPCERGKGDCISSYLAERPRLQFGVSPLQDNRQVHHVAQLSTYMLSKGNLSSAKKVLKKHAVTAPRVVDRPISHWRSRLTLNMMSEDFTFNRGTLPSDVRRYMRVFQDENRMVYLPFLHIDELSVRVKDMMEINGSTTKLPLTISYEGLSLRQFRFWIHMQDVMFSLKHFGFTEVNIDEIKGVLVDNNLYLLALTTLVTAFHFIFEFLAFKNDISFWRKKKNMVGMSRKAVLWRCFSTIVIFLKMLEERSSLLVLIPVGIGIIIEVWKVKKVSKIQLQWRTSRSIVHVGKFDESERKTTQHDTQAMKCLSYLVYPLSISGSIFSLVYLRYKSYYSWLINSLVSGIYAFGFLSMAPQLFINFKLKSVGHLQWNVLMYKAVNTFVNDAFACVFSTHPSHQLGCFRDEILFLVYLYQRRLYSTNKTRCREYGSCHHNHRKLKAQ; from the exons ATGTCCACTATTCGTTTTTGtcgttttttaattatttttacaTTTCATACCAGTATGTTCCCTTCGTGCTATTCAAAGCCGACGATTTCAAAGGACCTATTCAAAAGGACTTCTCTGACAAAGATATTACTAGGAGTGTTCGTCGTGTATATGTCACACACCTGCTGGGTGATCTATGGCTTCGTATACACCAAGCCTTGTGAGAGAGGTAAAGGAGACTGCATTTCTTCCTACCTTGCAGAAAGACCCCGTCTCCAG TTTGGAGTGTCTCCCTTGCAGGATAACCGGCAGGTCCATCATGTTGCCCAGCTCAGCACCTACATGCTTTCCAAAGGAAATCTCAGCTCTGCTAAAAAGGTCCTCAAA AAACATGCTGTCACTGCTCCTCGAGTTGTAGACAGACCCATCTCTCACTGGAGGTCCCGTCTAACCCTAAACATGATGTCAGAGGACTTCACCTTCAACAGAGGGACCTTGCCAAGTGATGTCCGGCGCTACATGAGAGT ATTTCAGGATGAGAACAGGATGGTATATCTCCCATTTTTACACATTGATGAACTCAGCGTCAGGGTAAAGGATATGATG GAGATTAACGGCTCCACAACCAAACTACCTCTTACAATATCCTACGAAGGCCTATCGCTGAGGCAATTCCGTTTCTGGATCCACATGCAGGATGTAATGTTTTCACTGAAACATTTTG GGTTCACTGAGGTGAATATAGATGAAATCAAAGGTGTTCTTGTGGACAACAACTTGTACCTGTTAGCATTGACTACCCTGGTGACTGCATTCCAT TTCATATTTGAATTCCTGGCCTTTAAAAATGACATAAgcttttggaggaagaagaaaaacatggtgGGCATGTCTCGAAAAGCAG TGCTGTGGAGATGCTTTAGCACCATAGTGATTTTcctgaaaatgctggaggaacgAAGCAGTTTGCTAGTTCTCATTCCTGTTGGAATAGGAATCATAATTGAG GTATGGAAGGTCAAAAAGGTTTCTAAAATACAGCTACAGTGGAGAACCTCTAGGTCTATAGTTCAT GTTGGTAAATTTGATGAATCAGAGAGAAAGACTACACAACATGACACACAG GCAATGAAATGCCTGTCTTATTTAGTGTACCCTCTGTCTATTAGTGGATCCATATTCTCTCTGGTATACCTGAGGTATAAAAG CTACTATTCATGGTTAATCAACAGCCTTGTCAGTG GGATTTATGCTTTTGGATTCCTTTCTATGGCTCCTCAGCTGTTCATTAACTTCAAG TTGAAGTCCGTGGGCCATTTGCAATGGAACGTATTGATGTATAAA GCAGTCAATACATTCGTCAACGATGCCTTCGCCTGTGTCTTCAGCACACACCCATCCCACCAGCTGGGCTGCTTCAGGGATGAGATTCTGTTTCTTGTCTACCTTTACCAGAGGAG GCTTTACTCAACAAACAAGACCAGATGTCGTGAGTATGGATCATGCCACCACAACCACAGGAAACTCAAAGCCCAATGA
- the LOC121543305 gene encoding cleft lip and palate transmembrane protein 1-like protein isoform X1: protein MSTIRFCRFLIIFTFHTSMFPSCYSKPTISKDLFKRTSLTKILLGVFVVYMSHTCWVIYGFVYTKPCERGKGDCISSYLAERPRLQLSIFSSLRPDDSELNLIIQIDDFDIHSNFERVVNVSLPLATRNNGTLHTLVYVHKFGVSPLQDNRQVHHVAQLSTYMLSKGNLSSAKKVLKKHAVTAPRVVDRPISHWRSRLTLNMMSEDFTFNRGTLPSDVRRYMRVFQDENRMVYLPFLHIDELSVRVKDMMEINGSTTKLPLTISYEGLSLRQFRFWIHMQDVMFSLKHFGFTEVNIDEIKGVLVDNNLYLLALTTLVTAFHFIFEFLAFKNDISFWRKKKNMVGMSRKAVLWRCFSTIVIFLKMLEERSSLLVLIPVGIGIIIEVWKVKKVSKIQLQWRTSRSIVHVGKFDESERKTTQHDTQAMKCLSYLVYPLSISGSIFSLVYLRYKSYYSWLINSLVSGIYAFGFLSMAPQLFINFKLKSVGHLQWNVLMYKAVNTFVNDAFACVFSTHPSHQLGCFRDEILFLVYLYQRRLYSTNKTRCREYGSCHHNHRKLKAQ from the exons ATGTCCACTATTCGTTTTTGtcgttttttaattatttttacaTTTCATACCAGTATGTTCCCTTCGTGCTATTCAAAGCCGACGATTTCAAAGGACCTATTCAAAAGGACTTCTCTGACAAAGATATTACTAGGAGTGTTCGTCGTGTATATGTCACACACCTGCTGGGTGATCTATGGCTTCGTATACACCAAGCCTTGTGAGAGAGGTAAAGGAGACTGCATTTCTTCCTACCTTGCAGAAAGACCCCGTCTCCAG CTCAGCATTTTCTCCAGTTTGAGGCCTGATGACAGTGAACTCAACCTCATCATCCAGATAGATGACTTTGACATACATTCTAATTTTGAAAG GGTGGTGAATGTATCCCTGCCACTGGCAACACGTAACAACGGGACTCTGCACACATTGGTTTATGTACACAAGTTTGGAGTGTCTCCCTTGCAGGATAACCGGCAGGTCCATCATGTTGCCCAGCTCAGCACCTACATGCTTTCCAAAGGAAATCTCAGCTCTGCTAAAAAGGTCCTCAAA AAACATGCTGTCACTGCTCCTCGAGTTGTAGACAGACCCATCTCTCACTGGAGGTCCCGTCTAACCCTAAACATGATGTCAGAGGACTTCACCTTCAACAGAGGGACCTTGCCAAGTGATGTCCGGCGCTACATGAGAGT ATTTCAGGATGAGAACAGGATGGTATATCTCCCATTTTTACACATTGATGAACTCAGCGTCAGGGTAAAGGATATGATG GAGATTAACGGCTCCACAACCAAACTACCTCTTACAATATCCTACGAAGGCCTATCGCTGAGGCAATTCCGTTTCTGGATCCACATGCAGGATGTAATGTTTTCACTGAAACATTTTG GGTTCACTGAGGTGAATATAGATGAAATCAAAGGTGTTCTTGTGGACAACAACTTGTACCTGTTAGCATTGACTACCCTGGTGACTGCATTCCAT TTCATATTTGAATTCCTGGCCTTTAAAAATGACATAAgcttttggaggaagaagaaaaacatggtgGGCATGTCTCGAAAAGCAG TGCTGTGGAGATGCTTTAGCACCATAGTGATTTTcctgaaaatgctggaggaacgAAGCAGTTTGCTAGTTCTCATTCCTGTTGGAATAGGAATCATAATTGAG GTATGGAAGGTCAAAAAGGTTTCTAAAATACAGCTACAGTGGAGAACCTCTAGGTCTATAGTTCAT GTTGGTAAATTTGATGAATCAGAGAGAAAGACTACACAACATGACACACAG GCAATGAAATGCCTGTCTTATTTAGTGTACCCTCTGTCTATTAGTGGATCCATATTCTCTCTGGTATACCTGAGGTATAAAAG CTACTATTCATGGTTAATCAACAGCCTTGTCAGTG GGATTTATGCTTTTGGATTCCTTTCTATGGCTCCTCAGCTGTTCATTAACTTCAAG TTGAAGTCCGTGGGCCATTTGCAATGGAACGTATTGATGTATAAA GCAGTCAATACATTCGTCAACGATGCCTTCGCCTGTGTCTTCAGCACACACCCATCCCACCAGCTGGGCTGCTTCAGGGATGAGATTCTGTTTCTTGTCTACCTTTACCAGAGGAG GCTTTACTCAACAAACAAGACCAGATGTCGTGAGTATGGATCATGCCACCACAACCACAGGAAACTCAAAGCCCAATGA
- the LOC121543305 gene encoding cleft lip and palate transmembrane protein 1-like protein isoform X4 — protein MSTIRFCRFLIIFTFHTSMFPSCYSKPTISKDLFKRTSLTKILLGVFVVYMSHTCWVIYGFVYTKPCERGKGDCISSYLAERPRLQLSIFSSLRPDDSELNLIIQIDDFDIHSNFERVVNVSLPLATRNNGTLHTLVYVHKFGVSPLQDNRQVHHVAQLSTYMLSKGNLSSAKKVLKKHAVTAPRVVDRPISHWRSRLTLNMMSEDFTFNRGTLPSDVRRYMRVFQDENRMVYLPFLHIDELSVRVKDMMEINGSTTKLPLTISYEGLSLRQFRFWIHMQDVMFSLKHFGFTEVNIDEIKGVLVDNNLYLLALTTLVTAFHFIFEFLAFKNDISFWRKKKNMVGMSRKAVLWRCFSTIVIFLKMLEERSSLLVLIPVGIGIIIEVWKVKKVSKIQLQWRTSRSIVHVGKFDESERKTTQHDTQWIHILSGIPEV, from the exons ATGTCCACTATTCGTTTTTGtcgttttttaattatttttacaTTTCATACCAGTATGTTCCCTTCGTGCTATTCAAAGCCGACGATTTCAAAGGACCTATTCAAAAGGACTTCTCTGACAAAGATATTACTAGGAGTGTTCGTCGTGTATATGTCACACACCTGCTGGGTGATCTATGGCTTCGTATACACCAAGCCTTGTGAGAGAGGTAAAGGAGACTGCATTTCTTCCTACCTTGCAGAAAGACCCCGTCTCCAG CTCAGCATTTTCTCCAGTTTGAGGCCTGATGACAGTGAACTCAACCTCATCATCCAGATAGATGACTTTGACATACATTCTAATTTTGAAAG GGTGGTGAATGTATCCCTGCCACTGGCAACACGTAACAACGGGACTCTGCACACATTGGTTTATGTACACAAGTTTGGAGTGTCTCCCTTGCAGGATAACCGGCAGGTCCATCATGTTGCCCAGCTCAGCACCTACATGCTTTCCAAAGGAAATCTCAGCTCTGCTAAAAAGGTCCTCAAA AAACATGCTGTCACTGCTCCTCGAGTTGTAGACAGACCCATCTCTCACTGGAGGTCCCGTCTAACCCTAAACATGATGTCAGAGGACTTCACCTTCAACAGAGGGACCTTGCCAAGTGATGTCCGGCGCTACATGAGAGT ATTTCAGGATGAGAACAGGATGGTATATCTCCCATTTTTACACATTGATGAACTCAGCGTCAGGGTAAAGGATATGATG GAGATTAACGGCTCCACAACCAAACTACCTCTTACAATATCCTACGAAGGCCTATCGCTGAGGCAATTCCGTTTCTGGATCCACATGCAGGATGTAATGTTTTCACTGAAACATTTTG GGTTCACTGAGGTGAATATAGATGAAATCAAAGGTGTTCTTGTGGACAACAACTTGTACCTGTTAGCATTGACTACCCTGGTGACTGCATTCCAT TTCATATTTGAATTCCTGGCCTTTAAAAATGACATAAgcttttggaggaagaagaaaaacatggtgGGCATGTCTCGAAAAGCAG TGCTGTGGAGATGCTTTAGCACCATAGTGATTTTcctgaaaatgctggaggaacgAAGCAGTTTGCTAGTTCTCATTCCTGTTGGAATAGGAATCATAATTGAG GTATGGAAGGTCAAAAAGGTTTCTAAAATACAGCTACAGTGGAGAACCTCTAGGTCTATAGTTCAT GTTGGTAAATTTGATGAATCAGAGAGAAAGACTACACAACATGACACACAG TGGATCCATATTCTCTCTGGTATACCTGAGGTATAA
- the LOC121543305 gene encoding cleft lip and palate transmembrane protein 1-like protein isoform X3, with product MASYTPSLVREVKETAFLPTLQKDPVSRVVNVSLPLATRNNGTLHTLVYVHKFGVSPLQDNRQVHHVAQLSTYMLSKGNLSSAKKVLKKHAVTAPRVVDRPISHWRSRLTLNMMSEDFTFNRGTLPSDVRRYMRVFQDENRMVYLPFLHIDELSVRVKDMMEINGSTTKLPLTISYEGLSLRQFRFWIHMQDVMFSLKHFGFTEVNIDEIKGVLVDNNLYLLALTTLVTAFHFIFEFLAFKNDISFWRKKKNMVGMSRKAVLWRCFSTIVIFLKMLEERSSLLVLIPVGIGIIIEVWKVKKVSKIQLQWRTSRSIVHVGKFDESERKTTQHDTQAMKCLSYLVYPLSISGSIFSLVYLRYKSYYSWLINSLVSGIYAFGFLSMAPQLFINFKLKSVGHLQWNVLMYKAVNTFVNDAFACVFSTHPSHQLGCFRDEILFLVYLYQRRLYSTNKTRCREYGSCHHNHRKLKAQ from the exons ATGGCTTCGTATACACCAAGCCTTGTGAGAGAGGTAAAGGAGACTGCATTTCTTCCTACCTTGCAGAAAGACCCCGTCTCCAG GGTGGTGAATGTATCCCTGCCACTGGCAACACGTAACAACGGGACTCTGCACACATTGGTTTATGTACACAAGTTTGGAGTGTCTCCCTTGCAGGATAACCGGCAGGTCCATCATGTTGCCCAGCTCAGCACCTACATGCTTTCCAAAGGAAATCTCAGCTCTGCTAAAAAGGTCCTCAAA AAACATGCTGTCACTGCTCCTCGAGTTGTAGACAGACCCATCTCTCACTGGAGGTCCCGTCTAACCCTAAACATGATGTCAGAGGACTTCACCTTCAACAGAGGGACCTTGCCAAGTGATGTCCGGCGCTACATGAGAGT ATTTCAGGATGAGAACAGGATGGTATATCTCCCATTTTTACACATTGATGAACTCAGCGTCAGGGTAAAGGATATGATG GAGATTAACGGCTCCACAACCAAACTACCTCTTACAATATCCTACGAAGGCCTATCGCTGAGGCAATTCCGTTTCTGGATCCACATGCAGGATGTAATGTTTTCACTGAAACATTTTG GGTTCACTGAGGTGAATATAGATGAAATCAAAGGTGTTCTTGTGGACAACAACTTGTACCTGTTAGCATTGACTACCCTGGTGACTGCATTCCAT TTCATATTTGAATTCCTGGCCTTTAAAAATGACATAAgcttttggaggaagaagaaaaacatggtgGGCATGTCTCGAAAAGCAG TGCTGTGGAGATGCTTTAGCACCATAGTGATTTTcctgaaaatgctggaggaacgAAGCAGTTTGCTAGTTCTCATTCCTGTTGGAATAGGAATCATAATTGAG GTATGGAAGGTCAAAAAGGTTTCTAAAATACAGCTACAGTGGAGAACCTCTAGGTCTATAGTTCAT GTTGGTAAATTTGATGAATCAGAGAGAAAGACTACACAACATGACACACAG GCAATGAAATGCCTGTCTTATTTAGTGTACCCTCTGTCTATTAGTGGATCCATATTCTCTCTGGTATACCTGAGGTATAAAAG CTACTATTCATGGTTAATCAACAGCCTTGTCAGTG GGATTTATGCTTTTGGATTCCTTTCTATGGCTCCTCAGCTGTTCATTAACTTCAAG TTGAAGTCCGTGGGCCATTTGCAATGGAACGTATTGATGTATAAA GCAGTCAATACATTCGTCAACGATGCCTTCGCCTGTGTCTTCAGCACACACCCATCCCACCAGCTGGGCTGCTTCAGGGATGAGATTCTGTTTCTTGTCTACCTTTACCAGAGGAG GCTTTACTCAACAAACAAGACCAGATGTCGTGAGTATGGATCATGCCACCACAACCACAGGAAACTCAAAGCCCAATGA
- the LOC121543305 gene encoding cleft lip and palate transmembrane protein 1-like protein isoform X5 codes for MLSKGNLSSAKKVLKKHAVTAPRVVDRPISHWRSRLTLNMMSEDFTFNRGTLPSDVRRYMRVFQDENRMVYLPFLHIDELSVRVKDMMEINGSTTKLPLTISYEGLSLRQFRFWIHMQDVMFSLKHFGFTEVNIDEIKGVLVDNNLYLLALTTLVTAFHFIFEFLAFKNDISFWRKKKNMVGMSRKAVLWRCFSTIVIFLKMLEERSSLLVLIPVGIGIIIEVWKVKKVSKIQLQWRTSRSIVHVGKFDESERKTTQHDTQAMKCLSYLVYPLSISGSIFSLVYLRYKSYYSWLINSLVSGIYAFGFLSMAPQLFINFKLKSVGHLQWNVLMYKAVNTFVNDAFACVFSTHPSHQLGCFRDEILFLVYLYQRRLYSTNKTRCREYGSCHHNHRKLKAQ; via the exons ATGCTTTCCAAAGGAAATCTCAGCTCTGCTAAAAAGGTCCTCAAA AAACATGCTGTCACTGCTCCTCGAGTTGTAGACAGACCCATCTCTCACTGGAGGTCCCGTCTAACCCTAAACATGATGTCAGAGGACTTCACCTTCAACAGAGGGACCTTGCCAAGTGATGTCCGGCGCTACATGAGAGT ATTTCAGGATGAGAACAGGATGGTATATCTCCCATTTTTACACATTGATGAACTCAGCGTCAGGGTAAAGGATATGATG GAGATTAACGGCTCCACAACCAAACTACCTCTTACAATATCCTACGAAGGCCTATCGCTGAGGCAATTCCGTTTCTGGATCCACATGCAGGATGTAATGTTTTCACTGAAACATTTTG GGTTCACTGAGGTGAATATAGATGAAATCAAAGGTGTTCTTGTGGACAACAACTTGTACCTGTTAGCATTGACTACCCTGGTGACTGCATTCCAT TTCATATTTGAATTCCTGGCCTTTAAAAATGACATAAgcttttggaggaagaagaaaaacatggtgGGCATGTCTCGAAAAGCAG TGCTGTGGAGATGCTTTAGCACCATAGTGATTTTcctgaaaatgctggaggaacgAAGCAGTTTGCTAGTTCTCATTCCTGTTGGAATAGGAATCATAATTGAG GTATGGAAGGTCAAAAAGGTTTCTAAAATACAGCTACAGTGGAGAACCTCTAGGTCTATAGTTCAT GTTGGTAAATTTGATGAATCAGAGAGAAAGACTACACAACATGACACACAG GCAATGAAATGCCTGTCTTATTTAGTGTACCCTCTGTCTATTAGTGGATCCATATTCTCTCTGGTATACCTGAGGTATAAAAG CTACTATTCATGGTTAATCAACAGCCTTGTCAGTG GGATTTATGCTTTTGGATTCCTTTCTATGGCTCCTCAGCTGTTCATTAACTTCAAG TTGAAGTCCGTGGGCCATTTGCAATGGAACGTATTGATGTATAAA GCAGTCAATACATTCGTCAACGATGCCTTCGCCTGTGTCTTCAGCACACACCCATCCCACCAGCTGGGCTGCTTCAGGGATGAGATTCTGTTTCTTGTCTACCTTTACCAGAGGAG GCTTTACTCAACAAACAAGACCAGATGTCGTGAGTATGGATCATGCCACCACAACCACAGGAAACTCAAAGCCCAATGA